The following proteins are co-located in the Massilia litorea genome:
- a CDS encoding RNA pyrophosphohydrolase, producing MLDREGFRPNVGIILLNANNEVWWGKRVREHSWQFPQGGIKYGETPEQAMYRELEEEIGLRQEHVKIVGRTRDWLRYEVPDHFIKREIRGHYRGQKQIWFLLRMVARDNDVNLRLTDHPEFDAWRWHDYWVPLDVVIEFKRDVYQRALQELSRFLTSPPGSGHGERRHSARYLRQPRGQGSSAGKPPAKLHEAGAETQQLMLAPDK from the coding sequence ATGCTCGATCGGGAAGGGTTCCGCCCCAACGTCGGCATCATCCTGCTTAACGCCAACAACGAGGTGTGGTGGGGCAAGCGGGTGCGCGAGCACTCATGGCAGTTTCCGCAAGGGGGTATCAAATACGGCGAGACGCCGGAACAGGCGATGTACCGCGAGCTCGAGGAGGAAATCGGTTTGCGCCAGGAGCATGTCAAGATCGTGGGCCGCACCCGCGACTGGCTGCGCTATGAGGTGCCCGACCATTTCATCAAGCGGGAAATTCGCGGCCATTACCGCGGCCAGAAGCAGATCTGGTTCCTGTTGCGCATGGTTGCGCGCGACAACGACGTCAACCTGCGCCTGACCGACCATCCGGAGTTCGACGCCTGGCGCTGGCACGATTACTGGGTGCCGCTGGACGTGGTCATCGAGTTCAAGCGCGACGTCTACCAGCGCGCATTGCAGGAGCTGTCGCGTTTCCTCACCAGTCCGCCGGGCAGCGGGCACGGCGAGCGGCGCCACAGCGCGCGCTACCTGCGCCAGCCGCGTGGGCAGGGAAGCAGCGCCGGGAAACCCCCGGCCAAGCTGCACGAGGCCGGGGCCGAAACGCAACAACTGATGCTGGCGCCGGACAAGTAA
- a CDS encoding proline--tRNA ligase, with translation MRASRFFISTLKEAPSDAEIVSHQLMMRAGMIKRLGSGIYTYMPTGLRVIRKVEAIIREEMNKSGALELLMPLVQPAELWQETGRWDKMGPELMRVKDRHGREYAIQPTSEEVITDVVRSEIKSYRQLPLNFYHIQTKFRDERRPRFGLMRGREFTMKDAYSFDRDVEGMQKSYGIMFDAYVRIFNRFGLKFRAVAADNGAIGGTGSHEFHVIASTGEDALVYCPDSDFAANMEAAEALAIGERGAASEQMTKVPTPGKTKCESVAELLNLPLSRTVKTIALTVEKEEEGKVSKQYFMLLLRGDHELNEVKVGKVAGLANHRFSTEAEIQEVYGTAPGYLGPVSPKMPVTIVADRTVANMSDFVCGANELDYHLTGVNWGRDLPEPIVADLRNVVEGDASPDGKGVLAIERGIEVGHVFQLGTAYSEKMGATYLDENGKPAPLQMGCYGIGVTRILGAAIEQNFDDKGIVWPDALAPFQLVLCPMGMDRSEMVKAQVEQLYADLQAAGVDVIVDDRGLRPGAMFADWELIGVPHRVVIGERGLKEGNLEYQGRRDTEATAVPVAEMVAFIKGKLGQ, from the coding sequence ATGCGCGCCTCACGATTTTTTATTTCTACGCTTAAAGAAGCGCCATCCGACGCCGAGATCGTCAGCCACCAGCTCATGATGCGCGCCGGCATGATCAAGCGCCTGGGTTCGGGCATCTATACGTACATGCCGACCGGCCTGCGCGTGATCCGCAAGGTCGAGGCCATCATCCGTGAAGAAATGAACAAGTCAGGCGCCCTCGAACTCCTGATGCCGCTGGTGCAGCCAGCCGAGCTGTGGCAGGAAACCGGCCGCTGGGACAAGATGGGTCCTGAACTCATGCGCGTCAAGGACCGCCACGGCCGCGAGTACGCCATCCAGCCGACCTCGGAAGAAGTCATCACCGACGTCGTGCGCAGCGAAATCAAATCCTATCGCCAGCTGCCGCTGAATTTTTATCACATCCAGACCAAGTTCCGCGACGAGCGCCGTCCGCGCTTCGGCCTGATGCGCGGCCGCGAATTCACGATGAAGGACGCGTATTCGTTCGACCGCGACGTCGAGGGCATGCAGAAGTCCTACGGGATCATGTTCGATGCCTATGTCCGCATTTTTAACCGTTTTGGTTTGAAATTCCGCGCGGTGGCGGCGGATAACGGGGCGATTGGCGGCACCGGCTCGCACGAATTCCACGTCATCGCCTCGACCGGCGAAGACGCGCTGGTCTACTGCCCGGACTCGGATTTCGCGGCCAACATGGAAGCGGCCGAGGCGCTGGCCATCGGCGAGCGCGGCGCGGCCTCCGAACAAATGACCAAGGTGCCGACGCCAGGTAAAACCAAGTGCGAAAGCGTGGCCGAGCTGCTGAACCTGCCGCTGTCGCGCACCGTCAAGACCATTGCGCTGACGGTCGAAAAGGAAGAAGAGGGCAAGGTTTCCAAACAATACTTCATGCTGCTGCTGCGCGGCGACCATGAACTGAACGAGGTAAAAGTCGGCAAGGTCGCGGGCCTGGCGAACCACCGCTTCTCGACCGAAGCGGAAATCCAGGAAGTCTACGGCACCGCGCCGGGCTACCTGGGTCCAGTCTCGCCAAAAATGCCGGTGACCATCGTTGCCGACCGCACGGTCGCCAACATGAGCGACTTCGTCTGCGGTGCCAACGAGCTTGATTACCACCTGACGGGTGTGAACTGGGGCCGCGACCTGCCGGAACCGATCGTTGCCGACCTGCGCAACGTGGTCGAGGGCGACGCTTCGCCGGACGGTAAAGGTGTGCTCGCCATCGAGCGCGGCATCGAAGTGGGCCACGTGTTCCAGCTCGGCACGGCGTACTCCGAAAAGATGGGCGCAACTTACCTCGACGAAAACGGCAAGCCGGCCCCGCTGCAGATGGGCTGCTACGGCATCGGCGTGACGCGCATCCTGGGCGCGGCGATCGAGCAGAATTTCGATGACAAGGGCATCGTCTGGCCGGACGCGCTGGCGCCGTTCCAGCTCGTGCTGTGCCCGATGGGCATGGACCGCAGCGAGATGGTCAAGGCGCAGGTCGAGCAGCTGTACGCCGACCTGCAAGCTGCCGGCGTGGACGTGATCGTCGACGACCGCGGCCTGCGTCCGGGCGCGATGTTCGCCGACTGGGAACTGATCGGCGTGCCGCACCGCGTCGTCATCGGCGAGCGCGGACTGAAGGAAGGCAACCTGGAATACCAGGGCCGCCGCGACACCGAGGCAACCGCCGTGCCGGTGGCGGAGATGGTCGCCTTCATCAAGGGCAAGCTGGGCCAGTGA
- a CDS encoding lytic transglycosylase domain-containing protein, translated as MRQGFHGRATAWLGGLAFAALLAAGGSAHAGNQKEEEMADSVRLALSNAIADTRPPKPAFRDEAARVRYQQWFTEMSARLKKRLPDELSRTEFLESAWYEATRAGLDPGLVLGLIQVESAYRKYAVSIAGARGYMQVMPFWTKVIGDNDRRKLFHMQTNLRYGCSILRMYIDMERGDLYLALGRYNGSRGRPQYPNAVLAAWKKWEFNPVAVASR; from the coding sequence ATGCGGCAGGGTTTCCACGGCCGGGCCACGGCCTGGCTGGGCGGCCTTGCGTTCGCGGCACTTCTGGCCGCGGGCGGGAGTGCGCACGCCGGCAACCAGAAGGAAGAGGAGATGGCCGATTCGGTGCGCCTGGCGCTGTCGAACGCCATCGCCGACACCCGCCCGCCGAAACCCGCCTTTCGCGACGAGGCGGCACGGGTGCGCTACCAGCAGTGGTTCACCGAGATGTCGGCGCGCCTGAAAAAACGCCTGCCCGACGAGCTCTCGCGCACCGAATTCCTGGAGTCGGCCTGGTACGAAGCGACCCGCGCCGGGCTCGATCCGGGCCTGGTGCTGGGCCTGATCCAGGTCGAATCGGCCTACCGCAAATACGCCGTCTCGATCGCCGGCGCGCGCGGCTACATGCAGGTGATGCCGTTCTGGACCAAGGTCATCGGCGACAACGACCGCCGCAAACTCTTCCACATGCAGACGAACCTGCGCTACGGCTGCTCGATCCTGCGCATGTACATCGACATGGAGCGCGGCGACCTGTACCTCGCCCTGGGCCGCTACAACGGCAGCCGCGGCAGGCCGCAGTATCCGAATGCGGTGCTGGCGGCGTGGAAGAAGTGGGAGTTCAATCCGGTGGCGGTGGCGTCGCGCTAA
- a CDS encoding alkaline phosphatase: MRINTLAAAVTLAALAGCAATGPAATTPRPAVAGQAKNVIFFLGDGMGINTLTAARIYAVGEAGELTIDTLPESAFIKTFSNDAQVTDSAASMSAYMTGVKQNNGVISMSTETRALSPTLEGKRTVSRCNNGKAVPTLAELAKARGMAAGVVTTTSVTDATPAATYAHACHRKLEEDIAAALVPGGAGYNKALGSGGLDLVFGGGLQQFMPVDAGGKRADGRNLIGELQHQGWRVASTTAQLQALAANSQPAIGLFAQNHFAYEAARDPVKQPLLSDMTAKAIDILSTNPNGFFLVVEGGLIDHALHATLAKRALQETVGYNAAIKTALDKMNRLDPGLKNTLIVATADHDHTLLINGYSPRTGKTTLANPGILGLVRSLPDGKVRLDKDGAPFTILGFGTGEHRVAGSRKDVKLTDEIAAGDDYHQEAVVRTRAGSETHGGTDVYLGAAGANAELFRGTIDNTRVFDLIKNAAGL; the protein is encoded by the coding sequence ATGCGAATCAACACCCTTGCCGCCGCGGTCACGCTGGCGGCGCTTGCCGGCTGCGCCGCAACCGGCCCGGCCGCGACCACGCCGCGTCCCGCGGTCGCCGGACAAGCGAAAAACGTCATCTTCTTCCTCGGCGACGGCATGGGCATCAACACCCTCACCGCCGCCCGCATCTACGCCGTCGGCGAAGCCGGCGAGCTGACGATCGACACGCTGCCCGAATCGGCTTTCATTAAAACCTTCTCGAACGACGCACAGGTCACCGACAGCGCCGCCTCGATGTCGGCCTACATGACCGGCGTAAAACAGAACAACGGCGTGATCTCGATGTCGACCGAGACCCGGGCGCTCTCGCCGACGCTCGAGGGCAAGCGCACGGTCAGCCGCTGCAACAACGGTAAGGCGGTGCCGACCCTGGCCGAACTGGCCAAGGCGCGCGGCATGGCCGCCGGCGTCGTCACGACCACCAGCGTCACCGATGCGACCCCTGCCGCGACCTATGCCCACGCCTGCCACCGCAAGCTCGAAGAAGACATTGCCGCGGCCCTGGTGCCGGGCGGCGCCGGCTACAACAAGGCTTTGGGCAGCGGCGGCCTCGATCTCGTCTTCGGCGGCGGACTGCAGCAGTTCATGCCCGTGGACGCCGGCGGCAAGCGCGCCGACGGCCGCAACCTGATCGGAGAATTGCAACATCAAGGCTGGCGCGTCGCATCGACTACGGCGCAGTTGCAGGCGCTGGCGGCGAACAGCCAGCCGGCCATCGGCCTGTTCGCCCAGAACCACTTTGCGTATGAAGCGGCGCGCGACCCGGTCAAGCAGCCTCTCTTGAGCGACATGACGGCCAAGGCGATCGACATCCTGTCCACCAACCCGAACGGTTTTTTCCTCGTCGTGGAGGGCGGCCTGATCGACCACGCGCTGCACGCGACCCTCGCCAAGCGCGCCTTGCAGGAAACGGTCGGCTACAACGCCGCCATCAAGACCGCGCTCGATAAAATGAACCGGCTCGATCCGGGTCTGAAGAACACGCTGATCGTCGCCACGGCCGACCATGACCACACCCTCTTGATCAACGGCTACTCGCCGCGCACCGGCAAGACGACGCTGGCGAATCCGGGCATTCTCGGCCTGGTGCGCAGCCTCCCGGACGGCAAGGTCCGCCTCGACAAGGACGGCGCGCCGTTCACGATTCTCGGCTTCGGCACCGGCGAACACCGGGTTGCCGGCAGCCGCAAGGACGTCAAGCTCACCGACGAGATCGCGGCCGGCGACGACTACCACCAGGAAGCCGTGGTGCGCACCAGGGCGGGCAGCGAGACGCATGGCGGCACCGACGTCTACCTCGGCGCGGCCGGCGCCAACGCCGAGCTGTTCCGCGGCACCATCGACAACACCCGTGTGTTCGACCTGATCAAGAACGCGGCGGGCCTGTGA